The nucleotide window acTGCCACCCCAGTTGGCCGTAAAGGACGTATCAGCAACAACAGGGACATCAACCTGCAGGAAGACTTTGACAACAGCCAGTTCCTCCAGGGCAACAGCGCCTTGGATGAGGATGATCTCGTCCCAAtggacgacctcgaccttggaCTCGACTTCGGCATTGACATGGACGGTGGCCCAAGCCAGAGCATCGAAATGGGTCGAGATGCGCCTGCAGCTCGTGACTTTGAGGATGACGTGCTGAGCGAGCTCGATATGATGCCTCGCCATGGCAAGGACGACTCCATCGCGCTCGActttggcgaggacggtgtccgcatcgccgacggaGAAGGCGACATACCCAtgggagacgacgactttGGCTTCAATGTTGACGATCAGTCTGCCATGcccgagctggctggcgctgcagccTTCAACCGCGCGAGGATATCCGAATCGCCGCTTTCGGACATTGATGAGGCGCTGGCCCGAGAGGTGGAACAGGAGTACTCGAGACACAACCAAACAGATCTGTACGAGCCCATGGACGACACGGAGACGGCGCTCATCCGGCGACCCACGCAGCGCTCCAAGAAGCAGAAAATCatgctgcccgacgacgagattgCGCTGTCAAGCAGCCAcatcaagcagcagcaaatcGACCGACACAACATCATCAAGCCCGCTGCTTTCCTTCCCCGTGACCCGTTCCTCCTAGCCCTGATGGAGATGCAGAAGAGTGGCGGATTCGTTTCGGGCATCATGTCCGagggccgcagcgccgcgtgGGCCCCCGAGCTCCGCGGCATGCTCTCCCTCGATGCGATACGGGGGATCAGCGACTTgaagcgcaagcgcgacagcggcatcgccgacgtcgacagcGAGCAAGGCGCCCTGAAATCCCCTCGCCTCGAACTCGGAGACGACACCGACTTTGGCTTTGATGGCCATGGGCTCGGCAACCAGAGCgtgacggccgacggcaccatcCTGGAGAttggcgccgacgatgacgaccaccacgaccGAGACATGGGAAGCCCAATGCCTGCCTttgacgagacgacggcaccgcTCGTACACCCGGCCGACAGCGGCCCCGTTTCGGTCGGCACTAAGCATGCCGTCCACATCCTGCGCGACCTGTTTGGCTCAGAAGCGGCCACGAGCGCCGAGACACGCAAGAAGTCGCAAGTCGTGTTCCAGAGCCTGCTGCCCGAGAAGCGCACAAcaaaggccgaggccaccaagATGTTCTTTGAatgccttgtccttgccACCAAGGACGCCATCAAGGTCGAGCAAGGCTCCGAGCTGGGCGCGCCGATCCGCGTGCGGGGGAAGCGTGGCCTCTGGGGCGACTGggccgagcgcgaggctggcggcgagatcTCCCACCAGAACGAGCCAGAGCCCGCGGCCGTCAGCGCGcacgctgtcgccgtcgaggcgtaATGCATCTTTGCTGGAAACATTTTTGCGGTAGTAATGAAgccgcggctggccggccaaCGCGCCGTGCCCGGCTCGTGTATGATTACTGGCTTGGTGCATTGTTGGGCATTGGCTTGTTCAAGACGGCGTTGGAGGCGTTGGCTGGGAGATACCACGGATCGCGCGAGAGGAACCGCCGACTGATGATCAGGAAAGATCCTAAAAGGGGAAACAGCTCTAGTATTGGAATGCGCGTGACTGCGCTGGCTGAgccgagggccgcggccaggaCTGTTTCCCAGAAGTGCGTTGAAATGAGGATGGGTTGGGTGGTGTTGGGGTAGGTAGGCAGTTTGTAGCTTGATCGAATAAAACCTGATACGGAAATGCCAAAACGCTCTCTGCGCAGCATTGAGTATGACAGTACGCTGCGCGTGAGTGGATGCGGTTCTAGTATCTAGTTATGTATGAAGCAATGCCGGTTAATGTTGGTGGGATGTCCACAATGGCGGTTGTGGCTCGCCTCGTTTCTTTGGCGGCGTGAGATGAGTGCTGCCCCGCCATACCCTCTTTACCACTATTGACCCCACGTTGAGGGTCCCGTCGTCATTTCCAGGCACCTGCAGACAGACGCTCTTCTTGGTGCTAAATACTACACCACCTCCCTACTGCTCATCCCGAAGCAACGCCTCGCCATCTCGCTTCGATATCGCATAGCGTCGTGTTCCAGCTCCCACCCCGAACTCGAAACATTCAACGTCGCTCCCGCCCCCTCCGCGTACGCGATCgcctctccccctcgccctcgagcgcgcccgcccccccttcccctaCCTACCGAGCAGCACAGCGCCCAGCATGCCCGCACCCTCGCccctcgccatcgcgacCAGCTCCGTCGAGCggctgctcaaggaggagaagtCGTACCACCAGGAGCTGGCGCAGCAGGAGGCGCAggtcaaggcgctcgaggacaagatcaaggcccgcggcgccgcgagcgaggacggcaacgacgagtTTATGCTCAAGCAGCAGGTGAGAAGGAAGCCAAGCCCGGCCGACCCCAGATTACGAAAGCGTCATGATGTGCCCCAGGCACAAGGGgaagtaaaaaaaaaaaggggggggggggctgctaCATATCGCAAGGCAGCAGATATCGAAGCTTTGCTTTCGTGACTAAAACAAACGCTGACGCACGAGTGTGGTACGTCTTGCAGCAaaccgccgtcgagcagacCAGGGCCGTCTTCGCGCCGCTCAGGGAGCGCATTGCGACAGCCGTGacgaagctcgaggagcagatCGCGACGAGCGAGGAGTCCAACACAAACGCCGCCGACTTGGAGACAGCAAAGGCGGTTCTGGCgcgggccagggccgcgTAGACAAGGATAAATGGAATACAGAGCAGGCTACAGAGGGACATGACTTGTTTGtgcgagggggagaggaaATACCACAATTGGTAGACCGAAAGAACGAAATCGAATCATGATTACGCCGTGCCCCCTTTTTCCCTGTCTCTAAGTTGTGGTATCACTGGTCTTGATGCCTCTGGCAGCTGCGAGCACGGTGAGCCGACCAAGCTCGTTCAGCCCTTTCCTAGTCGTCCACCTCCATGGTGTCCGTGTTACTCGCCGGCTTGTCCCCAaagccctcgacgccctcatcatcaagcccctccccatcctcgGCATCCTCCCTGTCAAGCTGCTCACCCTCTTCCATCTCCACGTCTTGACGTGCCGCATCGTCCGCCTggcttgacggcgtcggggcgTCCCGCGTCTCGAGCCGTTGCTGGGTGTCTCTTGGAAGCAGAgacttggccttggccttttcCGGCCTGGGCGTGCCGGCAGACGGGGTAGGAGCGCCGCTCGAGACTGGGCGCGGCGTCTCGCCCTCACTCTCTccggccttggcctggctgtcgccgccgtccggaCGCGGGGTCGGGTGGTCGCTTGATGCGTTCTTGGGCGTCTGGCCCTCTTTGTCTTCCTTGTCGGGTTCCGCATCCTCCTCACCTCCCTCGTTCATGCCCTCCCGCCGGTCGACTTCTTCTTTCTCGTCGCGGatctgccgccgcagcatcaTGCCCTCCTCCATAATCTTGTTGAACTGGTCACGCCGCTCCCGCCATGTCGTGCTGTACGTCTCGCTCTCGCGCTCGAGATCGCGGCACTCGTCctccagcttggccaggttGACACGCTGGTCCtcgcgcggccgcagcaggcggTTCGACGTAATCTTGTCCGCCAGCTCATCAAACTTTttgcgctgcgccagcgtcgcccgtgctgcctcgagctgctcccgCAGCTGCCCGTTGCTGCCTCGCACCTCCTGACACTCGGCCAAgatctgctgctggtccgccTCATATCGCTCTCGCTCCCGCTGGTTCGCATCGTGTAGAAATTGGAAACGGGCGATGCTGCTGTCGAAGGCGGCAAAGTCGAAGGTCAGGTCCTCGCGCAGGGAGTCGCTGGTGAggagcgccgacggctcggcggcaTTCCGAGCTTGGCTCGCGCTCGAAACCGCCAACGAGATCGCGCCAAGACGCTTTGTGATTCTCTTAAATGGTTTCTCTTCGACATTGAGCAGCCTCGTCTTGTGGAGCTCAGACTCGCTtcgctcgtcgaggagctcccAGGAGGCCATGGTCAGCCCCGGAACTGCCTGGGCGTGCGAGAGCTAGGTGCGAGTCGTGCTTGTGGGTCGAAGGAGTTGCGAGGCGAGATTCGAGTTAAATTTTTATAAGAGCCGGTGAATTCGAAAGGCTGTGAGCGGGTGGGAGGAAAGTGGTGATGTGCTTGTCGCTGTGcaaacggcgacgactcgtGGTTCTAGGCCTGGCAGCTCGCAGATGCGCGCTGACTCAGCGCCCAGCGCGTTGTTCTGTTCTGGGCGATTCTGTTCGTTCTTGCTGCCTTGCGTTCGCCTCAACCTTTCAACGTCGCAACCTTTTcttaattttttttttgggctTCGCCAGCACTCATCCGCAAAGCATTCGTCGCATCAAGTCTCCTTTCGTCGATTTCCATTTCGGAATTCCCAGGAGTGCGCGAGATGTCGGAAGAAGACAAGGAGCTTCTAGCTCGCATCGGCCAGCTTGCCGGTATGTGCATCACCTCACCTCCTTTGCGTGGCTCGCCACTCACGCCCGGGGACGCAGGACAAATCAACCGGCACAAGAATCAACAAACCGGAGCTGGCGTTGCACAGAGCATGCACCCGACCCCAACACGGCGTGAGACCTACGTCGCAGGGCCCTTCCGACGCCGCTCACAGTATGCAGATAACCAATATCGACAAGCGACCGCTCCATACTCGTTCTCGCACCCGCGTGGCGGCTACAggggcggacgaggacggggagcgCCGGCACCCCACCGCCATCGCACCCTTCATCTGAACAACTCTCGGCCTGGCACCGAGGCCAGCACCCCCAGCGGCAGCGTCACGCCTGATGGCTCGACAGCCTGGGTCACGCGAAAtgaccgccaccgccagctcATCAACGCCAACGTATACGAGAAGGAAGCGCAGAACCGGGTCAAGGCCATTGAGGAGACGCGCCAGCGCAAGCTGCGAAATCACCGGCTCAAGGAGAAGATGCGATTCAACGACTACatgcaacagcagcaggttTCGTCTGCTGCCGTATCTAACCCGTCACCCCAGGATGTAAGAAACGAGCTCATCATTGCCGGGTTGCGGTTCCGCGTCATGGACGGGGGAAAGAAGCTGGCGAGGATAAAAGGTGCGTCACCATGGCTCAAGAGCAACATCAACATTGGCAGCGCTGACGTGGACCCAGACGACGCTACTGCCTCAATGGAGACACCAAAGAGCACCACGGTTGCAAGCGTCGTATTCCATCGGACTAAGACGGGCAATCTCGTCGCCAACCGCGTGGTGCAGGACCATCGGTATGTCGCGGCCTCTCGGTCGGGCGATTGGCTGACTTTTGGCAGACGAtccggcggcgtcaagaaAGTCGACGTGCCGTGCAGGATCTTCTCTTCGACTGGTAAATACTACATGACAAGCTTGGACCGGGCAATCCCTCGAAACCACGGATGTTACGGTGCGTATGGAACACGACTGACTGGCGTTGCAGGTTCATGCCCCAAGGGCCCATCGTGTCGGTTCATGCACGACCCGCACAAAGTCGGCGTGTGCAAGGACTTTCTCAAGGACGGGAAGTGCGCAAACGGCGAGTTGTGCGACCTATCCCACGAGCTGACCCCGGAACGCGTCCCCAACTGCCTGCATTATGCCAAGGGCTACTGTGCCAAGCCCGATTGCGTGTTTACTCACTCCAAAGCAGCCCCCACTGCACCCGTGTGCCAGGCGTTCGGCTTTTGCGGCTACTGTGAAAAGGGGGCCGAGTGCGGCGAGCGGCACGTATTCGAATGCCCCAACTTCAGCAACACGGGCGTGTGTAAGAACAAGGGATGCAAGCTCCCGCACCGCGAGAGGGCAAGCGTCCTTCGGGGCAACGCGGCCGGAACGGACCAAGACATGGAAGACATttcgagcgacgacggctcggTAGACTCAGACGACGTCGACTCAGACGATGTGGCCGAGTATATCGAggccgactcggacgactcGGACTTTGAGAACCCCAAGGACTTTCTTCCCATCTAGATTTGCTTGCCGTTGCGCCTTTGCTttacctttttttttttctctttctGCGCGGCGATACCCACTGTTCTCTCCTGAACAGGTATAGGTTTATATGATGGCGAGGGAACCGACGAAGCAGGATGAAGCGCTGACCGCTCCGGCCGGAGCTTGCCAGCCCTCCAGTACGTGTGTGCCCCTCTGCCATGGACGCCATAGAAGGCGTGACTGGGCGGAAAGAGGATACGTGAAACGAGGCAGAAGACGAAGAAACAAAGAAGAGAAAGATAGCGGTATCATAGCTGAATGAAAAAGTACGAATAACgaagcccaagccccccTCGTGGGTCATAGTGTGTGTCTACTTGCAGCACTTCTCTGCGTGATGCCATATCTGGTAGGCTACGCCTGTAACATGTCATGACGCGATGCGATGTAGGTGTTGCACCAATAAGTCCGCCCCATGATGTCATCTTCActcccaccgccgcctgAGCTGTCGTACGGGTGAGATGGAAGAGCACAGCCGGGCATGGGACTGCAATGaagcaggcgcaggcaggacagccagccagccagccagccagctttGCTTCTATTTTGGTCGTGCGCGTGCAAgtggtacgtacgtacagtagTTACGGAGTAGTACCTTAGCACCCAAGGTACTTTTTTAGTAGGCTTTGCTTAagcgccaccaccggcgcTTCCTTGGAACTACAGTACTGGAGTACCacacgcaacgcaacgcaacgcaacgcaaccGCAACGCAATGCCCCGATGGGCCCGAGGTCAACGCGTTGTCCTCGCCTTTCAACCATGCTCTTGCCCTTGCGTGAGGCGCTCCTGCCCGTCTTCGCCCCGCGCTTGCCCTCTCCTTTTTCAGAGCTAATTATTGGAAAGAAAAACCCGGCCAGCCCAGCTGTGTATGTCCCTGTTTGCCtgttcccccctccccttcggTTTCCTTGTATGGATGGAATGCTTtggacagccgccgccgccgccgccgccgccactgacAGTGGAGGCAGGCACCATGTGGCGGCCCTTGCAGTGCGCGgttccatccatgccatccactcatccgtccatccatgcatccCTAGGTCGAAGGGGGGTCCATGGATTGTTGAAGCTGCTCGTGCCAATGGAAAACTAGCCCAGTAAATAATTGCCTCCCCTATttctgccctgccctgccctgcccatgCCAGCCCACTCGGTGGCGGACGAGAACTCATCGTCACTCGTCGCTTAATGCTGACGctgcccgctcgcccgtccgcccgccgccaatgtGCGGACATGTTCGCCAACGTTTGGCCCCCGGTTTGAACCTTGgacccctcccccgccatcACGCACTCCTCGGTGCCGCAGAGCCCAGAGCCCTCGCCACAaacggccgccagctccccctgcgagcgagcgagcgagcgagccttGTCGGAACAAAAGTCATCTTTCCCCCAGGGCGCACATACGTTCAGCACCGTGGGAGAAGGCGAGAAGCCAGACGCAAGGCGAACAAGGGGCGAATCGCATTCAAAGGAGGGTTGCCCTCGCTGtcctgccggcgccgtgttTGATCACAGCCTTACGTTGGTTGCACTGCCGCCTTCGCCTCAGCCCCTCGTCGTAAGCTGGTTTGACTGCATCCGTCCTGCCGCGTGAGGTGTCGGGACGCGAGCCGCACCGCCCGTCGGTCGCGCGCAGAGGATAGGGATAGGATATATACGACCCGGGGATATGATAATCGCGGcacgtcaacgacgacaccaAGCGACGGACGGTTCGTGTTGAGTTGGCAGACCCGTGCCGCACCAATTCACGCACATCAACTCCTCTCACCAAGCCACTCGCCAGCaacaccgacgccgccgccatgggcttGCGCGACCTTatcaagaagaaggacgacTTGGCAGGGAAGCCGCAGGCTGAAGGGGCCGTTCACGGGCTTGGTGGACCCGAGTTTACCTTTATACGGACCGACACCGTCTCGCAGGAGCTCCTGTACCCtccgggcgacggcgccaacgacaccTCGTACTTGTCTGCCCCCGTGGCAGCCTCCCCGACGAGCGGGAGGTCGCCGCGACGGAGTCTGGACGTCTTCCACCGCTCTCGCAGTGCATCCGTCTCCTCGCAAGCCAGTCACCAGTCCTCCCCCACCACAAAGCGGCGTCTTTCGCACCGTCTGCACCTCAAACGGCAGCCCGAGTCGTCAGAGAATGTCCCCACCAACCTCcccgacatcgccgccgaccccaaGGACACGGAAGGTGCCGAGTCGCAATGGGAAAAGCGTGCCACCATATTGGCTGGCCAAAATGAACTGGCGAGAAGTCGCCCTGCGTCTCCCGGGCCTGAGGCTAGGATGGCCGACATGAGCCTCGGCACCCGGCAGCGCGGGAGGTCAGTGTCGTCCAAGCAGATTGACCAGGACATTCAAGAGGCGATCCAGCTGCACGAGTCCGGGCACCTGGAAAAGTCGACGGTTCTGTTCGCGAGGCTTGCGGACCCGCAAGGGGCAAACAACCCTCTGAGCCAGGTGCTGTACGGGCTCGCGTTAAGGTAAGTCGCATGCCCTTACCGCACACCGTCGTGGTGACGGGAGACAAGAAACTCGCCGCTCACGGCCTCGATCCATAGACATGGCTGGGGATGCGAGCCAGACCCCCAAGGGGCGGTCCGCTACCTttcagcggcggcatccaaTTCAGCGGCTGTTGAACAGATGGCGCTTCAGGCCGGCCTCAAGAAGGGGGGCGCGGCCAAAGGAGAGTTGGTCCTGGCCATATTCGAGCTGGCCAACTGCTTCCGTCACGGCTGGGGAATACCCAAGGATCCCATCGCGGCGAAGCAGGTGAGCGCCTTTCGGGATTGGTGCATAAGTGATCGGCGCTGACAAGTGACACGCCTCAGTACTATGAGACTGCAGCGAACCTTGGCGACACTGGTGAGCGGTGTCAAGTCTTCGTTTGGGGTTCAGGGGGGCTGAGCTGACGGCTGCCAGATGCTATGAACGAGGTCGCCTGGTGTTATCTGGAGGGCTTTGGCtgcaagaaggacaaggtAAGGCTCGCTCGTTGTCTTCTCCATCTACATTCGATCAACCTTGGTGCATTCGGGACCACCGCTGTGTCGGCTTGACGTGAGCGGCCGACTGCCGACGTCTCGGGCGTTTGTTGCTGCCCGATGGCGTGCACGttgggcgtcgaggagggaACGCTCGTTCCTGCATTACGCATCACGCATCACGCATCACGCGCCCCGCCGGGTGGCGGCTCGCCGACTGTTGCTGTGTCCTCATGCGCCGTTTCTTTGTTCATGCGAGGCTGACTGATGAGCAGTTTGCAGCGGCAAAGTACTACCGActggcggagaaggcggGAAACAAGACTCTTGGTAACACTTGGTAAGCCTCTGATGACCCCGTGATTCCTGGACTcgaagcccccccccccgtcggGCAGATAGGCGCATGTATCTCGACATTGTCGCTATAGTCGCATCTCTTAACGGTACTAACGCGGGTCCCATTCGGCAGGATCTGGAAAGAAAAGTATGACCCGCCGGGTGAGGGGGCAAAGAAGAAGTAAATCACAGGTCGCCGCATTGGTGAAATGCATCCTGACACGATATGGTGGGCAGATATGCAAGTACTTTGGAAATTAAGCATTTACAAGCGTTCGTTCC belongs to Purpureocillium takamizusanense chromosome 1, complete sequence and includes:
- the MCD1 gene encoding sister chromatid cohesion protein 1 (BUSCO:EOG0926115V~EggNog:ENOG503NXWB~COG:D), coding for MFYSETLLNKSGPLARVWLSANLERKLSKNHILQSNVTDSVEAIITPNQAPMALRLSGQLLLGVVRIYQRKTRYLLDDCNEAMMKIKMAFRSSGNNDLAANLQVSNREALLLPDRITPYDNLELPPPPDASWLLSQADDVTATPVGRKGRISNNRDINLQEDFDNSQFLQGNSALDEDDLVPMDDLDLGLDFGIDMDGGPSQSIEMGRDAPAARDFEDDVLSELDMMPRHGKDDSIALDFGEDGVRIADGEGDIPMGDDDFGFNVDDQSAMPELAGAAAFNRARISESPLSDIDEALAREVEQEYSRHNQTDLYEPMDDTETALIRRPTQRSKKQKIMLPDDEIALSSSHIKQQQIDRHNIIKPAAFLPRDPFLLALMEMQKSGGFVSGIMSEGRSAAWAPELRGMLSLDAIRGISDLKRKRDSGIADVDSEQGALKSPRLELGDDTDFGFDGHGLGNQSVTADGTILEIGADDDDHHDRDMGSPMPAFDETTAPLVHPADSGPVSVGTKHAVHILRDLFGSEAATSAETRKKSQVVFQSLLPEKRTTKAEATKMFFECLVLATKDAIKVEQGSELGAPIRVRGKRGLWGDWAEREAGGEISHQNEPEPAAVSAHAVAVEA
- a CDS encoding uncharacterized protein (COG:S~EggNog:ENOG503NZ10); this translates as MSEEDKELLARIGQLAGMCITSPPLRGSPLTPGDAGQINRHKNQQTGAGVAQSMHPTPTRRETYVAGPFRRRSQYADNQYRQATAPYSFSHPRGGYRGGRGRGAPAPHRHRTLHLNNSRPGTEASTPSGSVTPDGSTAWVTRNDRHRQLINANVYEKEAQNRVKAIEETRQRKLRNHRLKEKMRFNDYMQQQQVSSAAVSNPSPQDVRNELIIAGLRFRVMDGGKKLARIKDDATASMETPKSTTVASVVFHRTKTGNLVANRVVQDHRYVAASRSGDWLTFGRRSGGVKKVDVPCRIFSSTGKYYMTSLDRAIPRNHGCYGAYGTRLTGVAGSCPKGPSCRFMHDPHKVGVCKDFLKDGKCANGELCDLSHELTPERVPNCLHYAKGYCAKPDCVFTHSKAAPTAPVCQAFGFCGYCEKGAECGERHVFECPNFSNTGVCKNKGCKLPHRERASVLRGNAAGTDQDMEDISSDDGSVDSDDVDSDDVAEYIEADSDDSDFENPKDFLPI
- the RBL2 gene encoding tubulin folding cofactor A (COG:Z~EggNog:ENOG503P65J); its protein translation is MPAPSPLAIATSSVERLLKEEKSYHQELAQQEAQVKALEDKIKARGAASEDGNDEFMLKQQQTAVEQTRAVFAPLRERIATAVTKLEEQIATSEESNTNAADLETAKAVLARARAA
- a CDS encoding uncharacterized protein (COG:S~EggNog:ENOG503NZAQ); translated protein: MASWELLDERSESELHKTRLLNVEEKPFKRITKRLGAISLAVSSASQARNAAEPSALLTSDSLREDLTFDFAAFDSSIARFQFLHDANQRERERYEADQQQILAECQEVRGSNGQLREQLEAARATLAQRKKFDELADKITSNRLLRPREDQRVNLAKLEDECRDLERESETYSTTWRERRDQFNKIMEEGMMLRRQIRDEKEEVDRREGMNEGGEEDAEPDKEDKEGQTPKNASSDHPTPRPDGGDSQAKAGESEGETPRPVSSGAPTPSAGTPRPEKAKAKSLLPRDTQQRLETRDAPTPSSQADDAARQDVEMEEGEQLDREDAEDGEGLDDEGVEGFGDKPASNTDTMEVDD
- a CDS encoding uncharacterized protein (COG:S~EggNog:ENOG503Q5TU) — translated: MGLRDLIKKKDDLAGKPQAEGAVHGLGGPEFTFIRTDTVSQELLYPPGDGANDTSYLSAPVAASPTSGRSPRRSLDVFHRSRSASVSSQASHQSSPTTKRRLSHRLHLKRQPESSENVPTNLPDIAADPKDTEGAESQWEKRATILAGQNELARSRPASPGPEARMADMSLGTRQRGRSVSSKQIDQDIQEAIQLHESGHLEKSTVLFARLADPQGANNPLSQVLYGLALRHGWGCEPDPQGAVRYLSAAASNSAAVEQMALQAGLKKGGAAKGELVLAIFELANCFRHGWGIPKDPIAAKQYYETAANLGDTDAMNEVAWCYLEGFGCKKDKFAAAKYYRLAEKAGNKTLGNTWIWKEKYDPPGEGAKKK
- a CDS encoding uncharacterized protein (COG:S~EggNog:ENOG503Q5TU); translated protein: MGLRDLIKKKDDLAGKPQAEGAVHGLGGPEFTFIRTDTVSQELLYPPGDGANDTSYLSAPVAASPTSGRSPRRSLDVFHRSRSASVSSQASHQSSPTTKRRLSHRLHLKRQPESSENVPTNLPDIAADPKDTEGAESQWEKRATILAGQNELARSRPASPGPEARMADMSLGTRQRGRSVSSKQIDQDIQEAIQLHESGHLEKSTVLFARLADPQGANNPLSQVLYGLALRHGWGCEPDPQGAVRYLSAAASNSAAVEQMALQAGLKKGGAAKGELVLAIFELANCFRHGWGIPKDPIAAKQYYETAANLGDTGERCQVFVWGSGGLS